A genome region from Tolypothrix sp. PCC 7712 includes the following:
- the cas4 gene encoding CRISPR-associated protein Cas4, which translates to MNEIDYIPIAALNQYAYCAHRCWRMFCAGEFIDNQYTIEGTSLHERVHTNGDGYREETWQIRAIWLKSDKYKLIGKSDLIESENGKFYPIEYKRGRKGEWDNDEMQVCAQALCLEEMTGKSISTGYIYYAHSHQRQLVEINDELRQSAIAIIEAVQQLLFTGAMPIPVKTKRCDGCSLYPSCIPQATDKVKRYQEPH; encoded by the coding sequence ATGAATGAAATTGATTACATTCCAATTGCGGCGTTAAATCAATATGCTTACTGCGCGCATCGCTGTTGGCGGATGTTTTGTGCGGGAGAATTTATCGATAACCAGTATACAATTGAAGGTACCAGTTTACATGAGAGAGTGCATACTAATGGTGATGGATATCGTGAAGAGACTTGGCAGATACGGGCAATTTGGCTGAAATCTGATAAGTATAAACTGATAGGTAAATCTGATTTGATTGAATCTGAAAATGGCAAATTTTATCCTATTGAATACAAGCGCGGTCGCAAGGGTGAATGGGATAATGATGAAATGCAAGTCTGCGCGCAAGCTTTGTGTTTGGAGGAAATGACGGGGAAGAGTATCAGCACAGGTTATATATATTATGCACATTCACATCAACGTCAGTTAGTAGAAATTAATGATGAATTGCGGCAAAGTGCGATCGCAATAATTGAAGCTGTTCAACAATTGCTATTTACAGGTGCAATGCCAATACCCGTAAAAACAAAACGCTGCGATGGTTGCAGTCTTTACCCTTCATGCATACCACAAGCAACCGATAAAGTCAAGCGTTATCAAGAGCCACATTAA
- the cas6 gene encoding CRISPR-associated endoribonuclease Cas6, protein MPYSLVLNLVPQSPIYPEFLSGRHFHALFLTLISSVDPSLGEYLHSSNADKAFTLSPLQIQRQPKPHHQTLQFIHQKPIAAGTPCWWRVSLLDDTLFSKLTPLWLNLNPEHPWHLGSANLYITQIQGTAQSKQPWANACNYAQLYEQASNKERNLSFNFATPVSFRQGGYDTFLPVKESVFNSLLNRWNKYSGIEISSIPIESIYPSAFDINTEVVSNYESKFIGCVGAISYRILGDIEPLAIKQINALADFALYAGLGRKTTMGMGMVRRD, encoded by the coding sequence ATGCCTTACAGCCTTGTTTTAAATCTCGTCCCCCAGTCTCCCATCTACCCAGAATTTTTGAGTGGTAGACATTTCCATGCATTATTTCTCACTCTCATCAGTTCTGTAGATCCAAGTTTAGGAGAATATCTGCACTCATCAAATGCAGATAAAGCCTTTACTCTTTCACCATTGCAAATCCAACGACAACCCAAACCACATCACCAAACGTTGCAATTTATCCATCAAAAACCTATTGCGGCTGGTACTCCCTGTTGGTGGCGTGTCTCTTTACTTGATGATACTTTATTTAGCAAATTAACCCCATTGTGGCTAAATCTCAACCCAGAACATCCTTGGCATTTAGGTTCGGCAAATTTATATATTACTCAAATTCAAGGTACAGCGCAATCAAAGCAACCTTGGGCGAATGCTTGTAATTATGCACAACTTTACGAACAAGCATCAAATAAAGAGCGCAATCTTAGCTTTAATTTTGCTACGCCTGTATCCTTTCGTCAAGGTGGATATGATACTTTTCTTCCGGTAAAAGAATCTGTATTTAATAGCTTACTTAACCGTTGGAATAAATATAGTGGCATAGAAATTTCTAGTATTCCCATTGAATCCATTTATCCGAGTGCTTTTGACATTAATACAGAAGTTGTCAGTAACTATGAAAGTAAGTTTATCGGTTGTGTTGGTGCAATTAGCTATCGAATTTTAGGCGATATTGAACCTTTAGCAATTAAGCAAATAAACGCTTTAGCTGATTTTGCATTATATGCAGGTTTAGGGCGGAAAACAACAATGGGGATGGGTATGGTGCGTAGGGATTAG
- the cas5d gene encoding type I-D CRISPR-associated protein Cas5/Csc1, translating into MPIIYCCQLELHDSLYYATREIGRLYETEAVIHNYALCYALGLVDSEVYSTNVAEEHSYRYFCPEQVPKYEEHLTPLNQQEIYVTPARAVNHTAILNTWKYANNNYHVEMEKTQKNIPSFGRAKEIAPESQFEFFVISQKPIKLPKWIRLGKWMSKAELRMQEVTKINLKTDNFSFPYPLNPLDVMFTHQVISYDVINMPPVSLIQNVSICQGEYYELEHPNTSAKLRLPAKMQYRLKA; encoded by the coding sequence ATGCCAATTATTTATTGCTGTCAATTAGAATTACACGACAGCCTTTATTACGCTACTCGTGAAATCGGCAGATTATACGAAACAGAAGCGGTAATTCATAATTACGCACTCTGCTATGCATTAGGTTTAGTTGATAGCGAAGTTTACTCTACCAATGTAGCTGAAGAACATTCCTATCGTTACTTTTGTCCTGAACAGGTTCCCAAATATGAGGAACATTTAACGCCGCTAAATCAGCAGGAAATTTATGTTACACCTGCGCGTGCAGTTAATCATACTGCGATTCTTAATACATGGAAATATGCGAATAATAACTACCATGTAGAAATGGAGAAGACGCAAAAAAATATTCCTAGCTTTGGTAGAGCGAAAGAAATTGCACCAGAAAGCCAATTTGAGTTTTTTGTAATTTCTCAAAAGCCAATCAAGCTACCAAAATGGATTCGCTTGGGTAAATGGATGAGTAAGGCTGAACTAAGAATGCAAGAAGTTACAAAAATCAATTTAAAAACCGATAACTTTTCTTTCCCTTACCCATTGAATCCTCTGGATGTAATGTTTACCCATCAAGTTATTAGCTATGATGTGATAAATATGCCCCCAGTAAGTCTGATTCAAAATGTAAGTATTTGCCAAGGCGAATATTACGAGTTGGAACATCCCAACACAAGTGCAAAATTACGCTTACCTGCAAAAATGCAGTATCGACTTAAAGCTTAA
- the cas7d gene encoding type I-D CRISPR-associated protein Cas7/Csc2, with protein MALLKTVESKLFQTAIPYKPMGKYVHFLTIRITESYPLFQTDGELNKARVRAGVKDKTTISRLSMFKRKQSTPERLVGRELLRNYGLMTAEECEYNVNFAMDNPDCIIYGFAIGDSGSEKSKVVVDTAFSITAFDESHETFTLNAPYENGTMASKGEDGSKPGEVTSRINQQDHIRPQTFFPSIVTLKDPTEASFLYVFNNILRTRHYGAQTTRTGRVRNELIGVIFADGEITSNLRWTQAIYDKMQANNSINSPEPLDEDDVITAAKSAIEELMADEFIVHTDFIGETFVPLLSEVKTLTNSEAGIKSILQKADAEAKEYANKHISKKKSTAKAG; from the coding sequence ATGGCTTTGCTCAAAACCGTTGAATCTAAATTATTTCAAACAGCAATTCCCTACAAACCAATGGGTAAATATGTCCACTTTTTAACTATTCGCATCACTGAATCATACCCATTATTTCAAACAGATGGCGAACTCAATAAAGCCAGAGTCAGAGCAGGAGTTAAAGATAAAACTACAATTAGCCGCCTGTCAATGTTCAAACGTAAACAGTCAACACCAGAACGTTTAGTTGGACGAGAATTGTTGCGTAACTATGGCTTGATGACTGCTGAAGAATGCGAATACAACGTTAATTTTGCAATGGATAATCCTGATTGCATTATTTACGGATTTGCAATTGGCGATTCTGGCTCTGAGAAATCAAAAGTTGTGGTAGATACAGCATTTTCAATAACAGCTTTTGATGAATCACACGAAACTTTTACCCTCAATGCTCCTTATGAGAATGGGACAATGGCTTCTAAAGGAGAGGATGGTTCTAAACCTGGGGAAGTTACTAGCAGAATTAACCAACAAGACCACATCAGACCGCAAACTTTCTTTCCTAGTATTGTTACATTAAAAGACCCAACTGAAGCTAGTTTTCTTTACGTCTTTAATAACATCTTACGAACTCGCCATTATGGAGCGCAAACAACCCGCACAGGGCGTGTAAGAAATGAGTTAATTGGTGTAATCTTTGCTGATGGAGAAATTACTAGTAATTTACGCTGGACTCAAGCAATATACGATAAAATGCAGGCAAATAATAGTATCAATTCTCCCGAACCTTTAGATGAAGATGATGTTATTACTGCTGCTAAAAGTGCGATTGAAGAATTAATGGCTGATGAATTTATTGTTCACACTGACTTTATTGGTGAGACTTTCGTACCCTTGCTAAGTGAAGTTAAAACACTCACAAATAGCGAAGCAGGCATAAAATCAATTTTACAAAAAGCTGATGCAGAAGCTAAAGAATACGCTAACAAACACATCAGCAAAAAGAAATCGACGGCTAAAGCAGGGTAA
- the cas10d gene encoding type I-D CRISPR-associated protein Cas10d/Csc3, whose amino-acid sequence MAKKSKAAKASNEYQQLSLLDIENTANSESSDEDWLSGDFGFDSDDNRTIITKQKLLTLKLLQEAITAQNPDDIVMADFADYVLPNLLKIAIGVTAKGGKFFDEIDQQREAAGKNKVRRDNAADQSLNTHLLNGLFPANLIEKRLEKLDTTIKRVVKERERRLVIAGFILHDFEKFPDVPENCRKLALAEHRQIIDEKVKQLGLDQFINPDNPEDYTEYLDDLLCLAYNAQRRWDTNWNFSEFGLNPVLKDRTLRSLADLTCLADSLASIIKHPQDAENPRLQEIIHNLSDGQLKFTYHRIAENRGVLTNVVNNAVIQAYTSLNTDEQIYYEPLLYLPTGVIYLAARNAPSLSAKDLPDLVVNNIKSLCAGQLKRRQTGFGRDGKGMKYAEYYNLFFDSPGLMKVALDATLRILSSTKPSVAKSRSDNLVKFQQQGVLPAEFDFKFTDDIRIDQIAEFGDLVSRKIWDEAVNRIEAIRKKDKKLPAIPAFDLTHKVAEFWNLTQHLPEIRHIQRINESLKENKLKGNTGGVPYEWYYLAAKYLEAHPGVEDVREVCQQVIEYLTGLISPILAQYQLPDGWDDLRQWVSRVVMLPNTSQQQSTQTQTENFLNELGNYNAAKKPGRGRQLICSISHSAYTVTEQMESAVLFTPQVYTNKQMLGGSNAKRNISSIAGVEMMLRQILMNQTQAVGKRFEDGKYRYLYFYPTYYFTPETNKFLQKAYSGVAQTRFDTSIRNHFITKNFQAHLDKENYQNVDSFLIDENLDSEKDRTFKLAYPEDQPLTFYFMALPPGRDSTDTESWVMPTWLAFAFPMILDVKTVVSESPIPPFNDGAEFEESVFLDSAPHAFRALVKRDRFRLDYILEGWQENGIQYPAPLNVLTAAYAIHLDVNARQGKSGYDANWGRFSELAKDLETSPLYVFYYLNRWARNQGVDSARVEKIRLYAYHFYPCFDPYAKFDYTKEELIVGEESSLNHPKKLTELYRRFYRANKRYNPKANAVLKPIDIASETILKAELSVFRGETLVTAVAAEVFKLMDRVHSSTAEGRWVMSKREEERQAILDFAQYFVVEVFEKSFAGDRARLAGRQLNLIRDTCEFLYRLEDDKENLEKNQKSSESDKE is encoded by the coding sequence ATGGCTAAAAAAAGTAAAGCTGCAAAAGCTTCAAATGAATATCAGCAATTATCACTTTTAGATATAGAAAACACTGCAAATTCCGAATCATCAGATGAAGATTGGTTATCAGGTGATTTTGGTTTTGATAGTGATGACAATCGCACTATCATAACTAAACAAAAATTACTCACACTCAAGCTACTGCAAGAAGCGATTACAGCGCAAAATCCTGATGATATAGTTATGGCAGATTTTGCTGATTATGTTTTACCTAATCTGCTAAAAATAGCAATTGGTGTGACAGCTAAAGGTGGTAAATTCTTTGATGAAATAGACCAACAGCGAGAAGCAGCAGGTAAAAATAAAGTTAGACGAGATAATGCAGCCGATCAATCACTCAATACACATTTACTTAATGGTTTATTTCCGGCAAATTTAATTGAGAAACGCTTAGAAAAGCTAGATACAACTATTAAGCGCGTAGTCAAAGAACGAGAACGGCGCTTAGTGATTGCTGGGTTTATTTTACATGACTTTGAAAAATTTCCCGATGTACCAGAAAATTGCCGCAAATTAGCTTTAGCAGAACACCGCCAAATTATTGATGAAAAAGTCAAACAACTAGGACTCGATCAGTTTATCAATCCCGATAATCCAGAAGATTATACAGAATATCTCGACGATTTATTATGCTTGGCTTACAATGCTCAACGCCGTTGGGATACTAACTGGAATTTTTCAGAATTTGGCTTAAATCCTGTTCTGAAAGACCGTACTCTTCGCAGCCTTGCTGATTTAACTTGTTTAGCTGATTCTCTTGCTTCTATTATTAAACATCCCCAAGATGCAGAAAATCCCAGATTGCAAGAAATTATTCATAATCTCAGCGATGGACAACTGAAATTTACCTATCATCGTATTGCAGAAAACCGAGGTGTTTTAACTAATGTTGTTAATAATGCCGTAATTCAAGCTTATACTAGCCTCAATACCGATGAGCAGATATACTATGAACCTTTACTATATCTGCCAACAGGTGTAATTTATCTCGCTGCGCGTAACGCTCCTTCTCTATCTGCAAAAGATTTACCAGATCTGGTAGTTAATAATATTAAATCTCTTTGTGCAGGACAATTAAAACGCAGACAAACAGGATTTGGTCGTGATGGAAAAGGCATGAAATATGCCGAATATTACAACTTATTTTTTGATTCTCCTGGACTAATGAAAGTAGCTTTAGATGCGACATTACGTATTTTAAGTTCTACTAAGCCATCTGTTGCTAAAAGTCGCAGTGATAACTTAGTCAAATTTCAACAACAAGGAGTTTTACCTGCTGAGTTTGATTTTAAATTTACCGATGATATCCGCATTGACCAAATAGCAGAATTTGGCGATTTAGTCAGTCGTAAGATTTGGGATGAAGCCGTTAATCGGATTGAAGCAATTCGCAAAAAAGATAAAAAATTACCCGCAATACCTGCTTTTGATTTAACTCATAAAGTTGCTGAATTCTGGAATTTAACACAACATCTCCCTGAGATTCGCCACATTCAGCGCATTAATGAAAGCCTGAAAGAAAACAAGTTAAAAGGTAATACTGGTGGCGTACCTTATGAATGGTATTATCTCGCCGCTAAATATTTAGAAGCACATCCAGGCGTGGAAGATGTCAGGGAAGTTTGCCAGCAAGTTATTGAATACTTGACAGGTTTAATTTCTCCCATTCTTGCTCAATATCAACTACCTGATGGCTGGGATGATTTAAGACAATGGGTATCAAGAGTGGTGATGTTGCCAAATACAAGTCAACAACAATCAACTCAAACGCAAACTGAAAACTTTCTCAATGAGTTAGGTAACTATAATGCTGCTAAAAAACCAGGAAGGGGAAGACAATTAATCTGTTCAATTTCTCATTCTGCTTACACAGTAACCGAGCAGATGGAATCAGCAGTTTTATTTACACCGCAAGTTTATACAAATAAGCAAATGTTAGGCGGTTCTAATGCGAAGCGCAATATTTCTAGTATTGCAGGTGTGGAAATGATGCTGCGACAAATTTTGATGAATCAAACTCAAGCAGTAGGTAAACGTTTTGAAGATGGTAAATATCGCTATCTGTACTTTTATCCAACTTATTACTTTACCCCCGAAACTAATAAGTTTTTACAAAAGGCTTATAGTGGTGTAGCTCAAACTCGCTTTGATACTAGCATCCGTAATCATTTTATCACCAAAAATTTTCAAGCGCATCTAGATAAAGAAAATTATCAAAATGTAGATAGTTTCTTAATAGATGAAAATCTTGATAGTGAAAAAGACCGAACATTTAAGCTTGCTTATCCTGAAGACCAGCCTTTAACATTTTATTTCATGGCGCTACCCCCTGGAAGAGACAGTACAGATACGGAATCCTGGGTTATGCCTACCTGGTTAGCGTTTGCTTTCCCGATGATTTTAGATGTCAAAACTGTAGTTTCAGAATCGCCAATTCCACCTTTTAATGATGGTGCTGAATTTGAAGAAAGCGTGTTTCTTGATAGTGCGCCTCATGCTTTTCGCGCTTTGGTAAAAAGAGATAGGTTCCGTTTAGACTACATTCTGGAAGGTTGGCAAGAAAACGGTATTCAATACCCTGCTCCCCTTAATGTTTTGACTGCTGCTTACGCCATTCATTTAGATGTGAATGCGCGACAAGGTAAATCTGGTTATGATGCCAACTGGGGAAGATTTAGCGAATTAGCGAAGGATTTAGAAACTAGTCCCTTGTATGTATTTTATTATCTTAATCGTTGGGCACGTAACCAGGGAGTTGACTCAGCCAGAGTAGAAAAGATTCGGCTTTATGCCTATCATTTTTATCCTTGTTTTGACCCTTATGCAAAATTTGACTACACCAAAGAGGAATTAATTGTGGGAGAAGAATCAAGTCTCAATCATCCTAAGAAATTAACGGAACTTTATCGCCGCTTTTATAGAGCCAATAAGCGATATAATCCCAAAGCTAATGCTGTATTAAAACCGATTGATATTGCATCTGAAACTATACTTAAAGCTGAGTTAAGTGTATTTCGGGGTGAAACATTAGTTACAGCTGTAGCCGCCGAAGTTTTTAAACTCATGGATCGCGTTCATTCTTCGACTGCTGAGGGACGCTGGGTAATGAGTAAACGGGAGGAAGAACGACAAGCGATTTTAGATTTTGCACAGTATTTTGTAGTTGAAGTATTTGAAAAATCTTTTGCAGGCGATCGCGCGCGTTTAGCAGGCCGTCAACTCAACTTAATTCGCGATACTTGTGAATTTCTATATCGCCTAGAAGACGACAAAGAAAACTTAGAGAAAAATCAAAAATCTTCAGAATCAGATAAGGAATAA
- the hepT gene encoding type VII toxin-antitoxin system HepT family RNase toxin, with the protein MKNIDTVIVTTRLEFIARYLDNLKRFEAITWDDYLNNIDNQLITERLLQLMAQAAIDINDHILSKLNPGNSNTNFEAFIELGNYGVITPELAKQLAPSSGLRNRLVHEYDDIDPQQVFRAISFALQQYPLYVRQVNSYLISLSEENG; encoded by the coding sequence ATGAAAAATATAGATACTGTAATTGTTACGACTCGGTTAGAATTCATTGCTCGTTATCTTGACAATCTGAAAAGATTCGAGGCAATTACTTGGGATGATTATCTCAATAATATTGATAATCAATTAATTACAGAAAGACTGCTACAATTAATGGCTCAAGCTGCGATAGATATTAACGATCATATCTTGTCAAAGCTAAATCCAGGAAATTCAAATACTAACTTTGAAGCTTTTATTGAGCTTGGTAATTATGGTGTGATTACTCCCGAACTAGCAAAACAATTGGCACCATCATCTGGATTAAGAAATCGCCTAGTTCATGAATATGACGATATAGATCCGCAGCAAGTTTTTAGGGCAATTAGTTTCGCTTTACAGCAATATCCACTGTATGTCAGACAAGTCAACTCATATTTAATTTCTTTGAGTGAAGAGAATGGCTAA
- the mntA gene encoding type VII toxin-antitoxin system MntA family adenylyltransferase antitoxin produces the protein MQNHTPTITELQELALQLPEKIPYLKMLVLFGSRATGNANAKSDWDFAVLCDEEQREAYIKNNISGLFELPMLIGEVLKINSDKIDIVELNHCSELIAHFVARDGKVLYESEAEEFEKFKQKVLLSKSELKKIEHIKRQNIEQFLQRWGV, from the coding sequence ATGCAAAACCACACTCCAACAATTACAGAACTTCAAGAACTTGCCTTACAACTTCCTGAAAAAATCCCTTACTTAAAAATGTTAGTGCTATTTGGTTCTAGAGCTACTGGTAATGCAAACGCAAAAAGTGACTGGGATTTTGCAGTTTTGTGTGATGAAGAACAGCGTGAAGCTTACATAAAAAATAATATTTCAGGTTTGTTTGAATTACCTATGTTGATTGGCGAAGTATTAAAAATCAATTCTGACAAAATCGACATTGTAGAACTTAATCACTGTTCTGAATTAATAGCACATTTTGTTGCTCGCGATGGCAAAGTTTTGTATGAATCTGAAGCTGAAGAATTTGAAAAATTTAAACAAAAAGTATTACTAAGCAAATCAGAGCTTAAAAAAATTGAACATATTAAACGACAAAACATTGAGCAGTTTCTCCAAAGATGGGGTGTATGA
- a CDS encoding PDDEXK nuclease domain-containing protein, which translates to MSKPIPDDYRNLLVEVKQRIRSAQYEALKAVNKELIALYWDIRQMIVTRQQGDSWGKSVVEQLAKDLQTEFPGISGFSTRNIWRMRDFYLTYHSQEFLPPMVAEIGWTHNIVILERCKDNQEREFYIKMTRKFGWTKNVLIHQIENQTYEKTLLNQTNFDQTVSVEIRNQLKLAVKDEYTFEFLELADEHNERQLEEAILTRVEPFLQEMGGIFAFIGSQYRLEIDDEEYFIDILLYHRSLKCLVAIELKIGKFLPEYVGKMQFYLAVLDDKVRLADENPSIGIILCKSKQRTIVEYALKESNKPIGVGTYQIVSTLPQELKNQLPAPEQVAKLLEGFE; encoded by the coding sequence ATGAGTAAACCAATTCCAGATGATTACAGAAATCTACTAGTGGAAGTAAAACAACGCATACGTTCTGCCCAGTATGAAGCACTAAAGGCAGTTAATAAAGAACTCATTGCGCTGTACTGGGATATTAGGCAGATGATTGTTACTCGACAACAGGGAGATAGTTGGGGTAAATCTGTAGTGGAACAGTTAGCAAAAGATTTACAGACAGAGTTTCCTGGTATTAGTGGTTTTTCTACTCGCAACATTTGGCGAATGCGAGATTTTTACCTAACTTATCACTCTCAAGAATTTCTGCCACCAATGGTGGCAGAAATTGGATGGACTCACAATATAGTCATTTTAGAAAGGTGTAAAGATAACCAAGAACGGGAATTTTATATCAAAATGACTCGTAAGTTTGGTTGGACAAAGAATGTTTTGATTCACCAAATTGAGAATCAGACTTATGAAAAAACTCTGCTAAATCAAACCAATTTTGACCAGACTGTTTCAGTAGAGATTCGCAATCAATTGAAACTTGCAGTTAAAGATGAATATACTTTTGAATTTTTGGAACTAGCAGATGAACATAATGAACGACAGCTAGAGGAGGCAATTTTAACAAGAGTTGAACCATTTTTACAGGAAATGGGTGGAATATTTGCTTTTATCGGTAGTCAATATCGCTTAGAAATTGATGATGAAGAATATTTTATAGATATCTTATTATATCACCGCAGTTTAAAGTGTTTGGTAGCAATAGAACTGAAAATAGGTAAATTTTTACCTGAATATGTCGGTAAAATGCAGTTTTATCTAGCTGTTTTAGATGACAAAGTAAGGCTAGCTGATGAAAATCCTTCCATTGGAATTATTCTTTGCAAATCTAAGCAGAGAACGATTGTTGAATATGCACTGAAGGAATCTAATAAACCAATTGGTGTAGGAACATATCAAATAGTTTCAACACTACCTCAAGAATTAAAAAATCAGCTTCCGGCTCCTGAACAAGTTGCGAAATTACTCGAAGGATTTGAATAA
- a CDS encoding DUF433 domain-containing protein — protein MNEQQLLERITVNPKIFGGKPIIRGRRLGVEHILGMLAAGDTIETLLEAYPWLEREDIQACLVYARQ, from the coding sequence ATGAACGAACAACAACTTTTGGAAAGAATCACAGTCAACCCCAAAATATTTGGCGGTAAACCTATTATTCGAGGTCGCCGTCTAGGAGTTGAACATATTTTAGGGATGCTTGCAGCAGGAGATACTATCGAAACCTTACTAGAAGCTTATCCCTGGTTAGAACGAGAAGATATACAAGCTTGTTTAGTATATGCACGTCAGTGA